Proteins from one Mycteria americana isolate JAX WOST 10 ecotype Jacksonville Zoo and Gardens chromosome 1, USCA_MyAme_1.0, whole genome shotgun sequence genomic window:
- the TNFSF11 gene encoding tumor necrosis factor ligand superfamily member 11, with protein MRRASRDYTKYLRGCEELGSGAAHESAPPPPPPPLPPPLPAHPHPPPASRSLLAALVLLGLGQVVCSVALFLYFRAQMDPTRISKEHAHCVRTLSGHQENTDLRDASFENQEVKLMPESCRSMKQALQRAVQKEVQRVMGRAPPRPEKAAMEALGMDLYKRSKPEKQPFAHLIIDDKNIPSGTRKVNLTSWHHDKGQANLSNMTFSDGKLIVNQDGFYYLYANICFRHHETSGNLTKRGLQLMVYMTKTNLKIRRSDVLMKGGSTKYWSGNSEFHFYSVNVGGFFKLKSGEMISIQVSNPLLLDSSQEATYFGAFKVRDLD; from the exons ATGCGGCGCGCCAGCCGAGACTACACCAAGTACTTGCGCGGCTGCGAGGAGCTGGGCAGCGGCGCCGCCCACGagagcgccccgccgccgccaccgccgccgctaccgccgccgctgccggcccacccgcacccgccgcccgcctcccgctcCCTCCTGGCCGCCCTCgtcctcctggggctggggcaggtggtCTGCAGCGTCGCCCTCTTCCTCTACTTCCGAGCTCAG atggACCCTACTAGAATTTCAAAAGAACATGCACACTGTGTCAGAACACTTTCTGGACAtcaagaaaatacagatttgcgTGATGCATCCTTTGAAAATCAAGAAGTGAAGTTAATGCCGGAATCATGTAGAAGCATGAAACAGGCTCTCCAAAGAGCTGTGCAGAAG GAAGTCCAGCGTGTCATGGGAAGAGCACCACCAAGACCAGAAAAAG CTGCAATGGAGGCATTAGGAATGGATCTGTACAAGAGAAGCAAACCTGAGAAGCAGCCTTTTGCCCATCTCATTATTGATGATAAGAATATTCCATCTG GAACTCGCAAAGTGAACCTCACATCCTGGCATCATGACAAAGGCCAGGCAAACTTATCAAATATGACATTCAGTGATGGAAAGCTAATTGTTAATCAAGATGGATTTTACTACCTTTATGCCAACATTTGTTTTAGACATCATGAAACTTCAGGAAACCTGACTAAAAGAGGGCTTCAGCTGATGGTGTATATGACTAAGACAAACCTTAAAATACGGCGCTCTGATGTGTTGATGAAGGGAGGAAGCACCAAATACTGGTCAGGgaattcagaatttcatttttattctgtcaaTGTaggagggttttttaaattaaaatctggTGAAATGATAAGTATCCAGGTATCAAACCCATTGCTATTGGATTCATCACAAGAAGCAACTTATTTTGGGGCGTTTAAAGTAAGGGATTTAGACTGA